The following are encoded in a window of Rhizobium sp. 11515TR genomic DNA:
- a CDS encoding GntR family transcriptional regulator, translating into MAKERDDTIASRISRVLADRIIRGEIAPDARLRQDHIAEEFGTSHVPVREAFRRLEAQGLAISLPRRGVRVASFDLKEVREVAEMRAALEGLALKHAAPHLTAAILDEAEQATRDGDAAGDVHAWEEANRRFHRLILAPCGMARLLAAIDDLHAASARFLFSAWQSGWEKRTDHDHRAILAALRQGRAEEAAAILQKHVQWIGRAPVRTPSGSTRDAFAIVG; encoded by the coding sequence ATGGCCAAGGAGCGCGACGACACCATTGCCAGCCGCATCAGCCGGGTGCTTGCCGACCGCATCATCCGCGGCGAAATCGCGCCCGATGCCCGCCTGCGGCAGGATCACATTGCCGAAGAGTTTGGCACGAGCCATGTGCCCGTGCGCGAGGCGTTCCGGCGGCTAGAGGCGCAGGGGCTGGCGATCAGCCTGCCGCGTCGTGGCGTCCGTGTCGCCTCATTCGATCTCAAGGAGGTCCGCGAGGTTGCCGAAATGCGCGCGGCTCTCGAAGGTCTGGCGCTCAAGCACGCGGCACCACATCTGACGGCAGCCATTCTGGATGAGGCCGAGCAGGCGACGCGCGACGGTGATGCTGCCGGCGACGTCCACGCCTGGGAGGAGGCGAACCGCCGCTTCCATCGCCTGATCCTGGCGCCCTGTGGCATGGCGCGTCTGCTTGCGGCCATTGATGACCTGCATGCCGCCAGCGCCCGCTTTCTCTTTTCCGCCTGGCAATCCGGCTGGGAAAAACGCACGGATCATGACCATCGCGCCATTCTGGCGGCGCTCCGTCAGGGGCGGGCCGAAGAGGCCGCAGCGATCCTGCAGAAGCATGTGCAATGGATCGGCCGCGCGCCGGTGCGCACGCCTTCGGGATCGACACGCGACGCCTTCGCAATCGTCGGCTGA
- a CDS encoding biotin transporter BioY — MSLLQHHDEVTFDPLRLGQRSLVAKTVFVLAGTLILALASRISVPMVPVPITMQTFAITMIGALYGWRLGAVTVLAWLGEAAIGFPVLAGGAGGIAPFMGPTAGYLASFPIIAALVGWLAERGWSGNRVVRSFLAHLSANILCLAIGGTWLAALIGAEKGWLLGVVPFILGAVLKSALAAAVLKTIQVYSGKARLN, encoded by the coding sequence ATGTCTCTGTTGCAGCATCACGATGAAGTCACTTTTGATCCGCTTCGCCTTGGCCAGCGTTCGCTTGTTGCCAAGACCGTGTTCGTTCTCGCCGGAACACTGATCCTGGCGCTCGCATCGCGAATCTCGGTGCCGATGGTGCCGGTGCCGATCACCATGCAGACATTCGCGATCACCATGATCGGTGCTCTCTATGGTTGGCGTCTTGGTGCGGTCACCGTTCTCGCCTGGCTGGGCGAAGCCGCGATCGGCTTTCCGGTGCTCGCCGGCGGGGCAGGCGGCATTGCGCCCTTCATGGGTCCGACGGCGGGTTATCTCGCATCCTTCCCGATCATTGCCGCCCTTGTCGGCTGGCTTGCCGAGCGGGGTTGGAGCGGCAACCGCGTCGTGCGCAGCTTCCTGGCGCATCTCTCGGCCAACATTCTCTGCCTTGCGATCGGCGGTACATGGCTTGCAGCACTGATCGGTGCGGAAAAAGGCTGGCTGCTTGGCGTGGTGCCTTTCATCCTCGGCGCCGTGCTCAAGTCGGCGCTTGCGGCTGCCGTGCTGAAGACTATCCAGGTCTACAGCGGCAAGGCGCGTCTGAATTGA
- a CDS encoding DUF1284 domain-containing protein, whose translation MTVRLRAHHLLCMLTFVGEGYTSTFTDNYRRIAKRLSEGEEIKLVSGPDDICVPLLNGEEPHCFKTSVVERDAAALADIAALLGEEIGPGTVLVPDARLLSKLRRNFASGEIRHACLRCEWGELCSHIAASSFSGVLIKTA comes from the coding sequence TTGACCGTCAGGCTTCGCGCCCACCATCTGCTCTGCATGCTGACCTTCGTCGGTGAAGGCTATACTTCAACCTTCACCGACAATTATCGCCGCATCGCCAAGCGGCTGTCGGAAGGGGAGGAGATCAAGCTGGTCTCCGGACCCGACGACATCTGCGTGCCCCTTCTGAACGGGGAGGAGCCGCATTGCTTCAAGACCTCGGTCGTCGAGCGGGATGCGGCGGCTCTTGCCGATATCGCGGCATTGCTAGGCGAGGAGATCGGCCCCGGAACCGTGTTGGTGCCGGATGCCAGGCTGCTTTCCAAGCTCCGCCGTAATTTCGCCAGCGGTGAAATCCGTCACGCCTGCCTTCGCTGCGAATGGGGTGAGCTCTGCAGTCACATTGCTGCAAGCAGTTTCAGCGGTGTGCTGATCAAGACAGCCTAA
- a CDS encoding ArsR/SmtB family transcription factor, with translation MKEGPDIAQIGSLIGDPARANILTALMGGRALTATELAAAAGVTLQTASAHLSKLEAGGLLAQRKQGRHRYFTLADDRVGKLLEGIMGFAASRGHLRHRPGPKEPALRKARICYDHLAGDYGVRMLDSLIEAGSISAVGEGLSLTANGERHLGSIGIDVSGLRSSRRPLCRSCLDWSERRAHLAGSLGKALLSNFLDKGWARRTENSRSIFFTPEGERRFLALFPLELSDGARQPEASQPELDNTP, from the coding sequence ATGAAAGAAGGTCCAGACATAGCACAGATCGGCTCGCTGATCGGCGATCCGGCGCGAGCGAATATCTTGACGGCGCTGATGGGCGGCCGGGCGTTGACGGCAACAGAACTGGCGGCGGCTGCCGGCGTGACGCTGCAGACAGCTAGCGCCCATCTTTCCAAGCTCGAAGCGGGCGGCCTGCTGGCACAGCGCAAGCAGGGCCGTCATCGCTACTTCACGCTGGCAGACGATCGAGTCGGCAAGCTGCTTGAGGGCATCATGGGTTTTGCAGCCAGCCGCGGCCATCTGCGCCATCGTCCCGGCCCAAAGGAACCGGCACTGCGCAAGGCGCGCATCTGCTACGATCATCTGGCCGGCGACTATGGCGTGCGCATGCTTGATAGCCTGATCGAGGCCGGGTCGATCTCCGCCGTGGGCGAAGGCCTGAGCCTGACGGCCAACGGCGAAAGGCATCTGGGATCGATCGGCATCGATGTTTCCGGATTGCGCTCAAGCCGCCGCCCGCTTTGCCGATCCTGCCTGGACTGGAGCGAGCGGCGCGCGCATCTCGCCGGCAGCCTCGGCAAGGCGCTGCTTTCGAATTTCCTAGACAAGGGATGGGCGCGGCGAACCGAAAACAGCCGCTCGATCTTCTTCACGCCCGAGGGCGAGCGCCGCTTTCTGGCGCTCTTTCCACTTGAGTTGAGCGATGGCGCCCGGCAGCCAGAGGCCTCACAACCAGAGCTGGATAACACGCCTTAG
- a CDS encoding NIPSNAP family protein produces MITCFIRYQIDPFKQDAFAEYGKAWGQIIPRNGADLIGYFAPHEGSLTTAYGIYNIENLAAYEAYRKSLAADPLAQANLDLARRERFILQEDRIFLKNISLPHAPRISP; encoded by the coding sequence ATGATCACCTGTTTCATCCGCTACCAGATCGACCCGTTCAAACAGGACGCCTTCGCGGAATATGGCAAAGCCTGGGGCCAGATCATTCCGCGTAACGGCGCCGACCTGATCGGCTATTTCGCCCCGCATGAGGGGTCGCTGACGACGGCATACGGCATCTACAATATCGAGAATCTCGCCGCCTATGAGGCCTATCGCAAGAGCCTCGCCGCCGATCCGCTGGCGCAGGCCAATCTCGATCTTGCCCGCCGCGAGCGTTTCATCTTGCAGGAAGATCGCATCTTTCTGAAAAACATCTCCCTGCCGCATGCTCCAAGGATATCGCCATGA
- a CDS encoding antibiotic biosynthesis monooxygenase family protein, whose product MIAVIFEVIPHPDERQHYLDIAARLRSELETIDGFVSIERFESLSQSGKFLSLSFWRDETAVREWRNREAHRAAQKTGRKTVFADYRLRVAQVLRDYGMSERAEAPGDSHAVHDI is encoded by the coding sequence ATGATCGCAGTCATTTTCGAAGTCATTCCCCATCCCGACGAACGTCAGCATTACCTCGACATTGCCGCAAGGCTGCGTTCCGAACTGGAGACGATCGACGGTTTCGTCTCCATCGAGCGCTTCGAAAGCCTGAGCCAGTCGGGCAAATTCCTGTCGCTGTCCTTCTGGCGCGACGAGACGGCCGTTCGCGAATGGCGAAACCGCGAGGCGCATCGCGCCGCCCAGAAAACGGGGCGCAAGACGGTCTTTGCCGACTATCGTTTGCGTGTCGCGCAGGTGCTTCGCGATTATGGGATGAGCGAACGCGCAGAAGCGCCCGGCGACAGCCACGCAGTGCACGATATCTAG
- a CDS encoding site-specific DNA-methyltransferase yields the protein MASVFPLADLRTSAVPGSWIDTIIKGDCVAALEALPNQSVDVIFADPPYNLQLGGTLHRPDQSLVDAVDDEWDQFASFEAYDAFTRAWLLACRRVLKPTGTIWVIGSYHNIFRVGATLQDLNFWILNDIVWRKTNPMPNFKGRRFQNAHETMIWASPNAKAKGYTFNYDAMKAANDDVQMRSDWLFPICSGNERLKGDDGKKVHPTQKPEALLARVIMASSKPGDIILDPFFGSGTTGAVAKRLGRHFVGIEREQDYIDAASARIAAVEPLGKAELTVMTGKKAEVRVAFNVLIESGLIKPGQVLTDAKRRYSAIVRADGTVASGGEAGSIHRLGAKVQGLDACNGWMFWHFDDGRSLRPIDELRAIIRSDLAKVE from the coding sequence ATGGCGTCAGTTTTCCCGCTTGCCGACCTCAGGACTTCAGCCGTTCCGGGGTCCTGGATCGACACGATCATCAAGGGCGATTGCGTGGCCGCTCTTGAAGCACTGCCCAATCAATCCGTCGACGTCATCTTCGCCGACCCGCCGTACAATCTCCAGCTTGGCGGCACGCTGCATCGTCCGGACCAGTCGCTGGTCGACGCCGTCGATGACGAATGGGACCAGTTCGCCTCCTTCGAAGCCTATGATGCCTTCACCCGCGCTTGGCTGCTCGCCTGCCGCCGCGTGCTGAAGCCGACGGGCACGATCTGGGTCATCGGCTCCTATCACAATATCTTCCGCGTCGGCGCGACGCTGCAGGATCTGAACTTCTGGATCCTCAACGACATCGTCTGGCGCAAGACCAACCCGATGCCGAATTTCAAGGGTCGCCGCTTCCAGAACGCGCATGAGACGATGATCTGGGCGAGCCCGAACGCCAAGGCGAAGGGCTATACCTTCAACTACGATGCCATGAAGGCCGCCAATGACGACGTGCAGATGCGTTCCGACTGGCTGTTCCCGATCTGCAGCGGCAATGAGCGGCTGAAGGGCGACGATGGCAAGAAGGTGCATCCGACCCAGAAACCGGAAGCGCTGCTCGCCCGCGTCATCATGGCCTCGTCCAAGCCCGGCGATATCATTCTCGACCCCTTCTTCGGATCGGGCACGACCGGCGCGGTTGCCAAGCGCCTCGGCCGCCATTTCGTCGGCATCGAGCGCGAGCAGGATTATATCGATGCGGCCAGCGCCCGCATCGCCGCCGTCGAACCGCTCGGCAAGGCGGAACTGACCGTGATGACCGGCAAGAAGGCCGAAGTCCGCGTTGCGTTCAACGTTCTCATCGAAAGCGGTCTCATCAAGCCCGGCCAGGTGCTGACCGATGCGAAGCGCCGCTATAGCGCCATCGTGCGTGCCGACGGCACGGTTGCTTCCGGCGGCGAGGCCGGTTCCATTCATCGCCTTGGCGCGAAAGTTCAGGGCCTTGATGCATGCAATGGGTGGATGTTCTGGCATTTCGACGACGGTCGTTCCCTGCGCCCGATCGACGAACTCAGAGCTATCATCCGCAGCGATCTGGCCAAGGTCGAGTAG
- a CDS encoding nuclear transport factor 2 family protein — protein MIFDPAERIDLFHDAINRLDYEAIENFFAEDATYVSNGVGSLAGRAAIMEAFRGYFDTYPDQTASNSLVETLTPLSGRAVWSVRATNSKTGKPLIREGEETITFNEDGRVVRVDVTDYQDF, from the coding sequence ATGATCTTTGACCCTGCAGAACGCATTGATCTGTTCCATGATGCAATCAATCGCCTCGACTATGAGGCGATCGAGAACTTCTTCGCCGAGGATGCCACCTATGTTTCGAACGGCGTCGGCAGCCTTGCCGGCCGCGCGGCGATCATGGAAGCCTTCCGCGGCTATTTCGACACCTACCCGGATCAGACGGCATCGAACTCCCTCGTGGAGACGCTGACGCCGCTGTCCGGCCGCGCCGTCTGGTCTGTCCGCGCCACCAACAGCAAGACGGGCAAGCCGCTGATCCGCGAAGGTGAGGAAACGATTACATTTAACGAAGACGGCCGTGTCGTGCGCGTCGACGTTACGGATTATCAGGACTTCTAA
- a CDS encoding HAD family hydrolase translates to MTTEIRHIVFDIGKVLIHYDPNLPYSRIIPDDAERQWFFANVCTHEWNLEQDRGRTWSDAEALLIADHPEREEQIRSFRKYWHEMVPHAYDDSVAILEQLIAEGRDVTMLTNFASDTFREAQERYPFLKKPRGVTVSGDIGLIKPDVAIYDTHAKSFGLDPVSTIFIDDSYPNVEGARAAGWHAVHFTGAEKLRSDLAAHGIKV, encoded by the coding sequence ATGACGACGGAAATACGGCATATCGTTTTCGATATCGGCAAGGTTCTCATCCACTATGATCCAAACCTTCCCTACAGCCGGATCATTCCGGACGATGCCGAGCGCCAATGGTTTTTCGCCAATGTCTGCACGCATGAGTGGAATCTTGAGCAGGATCGCGGTCGCACCTGGAGCGATGCCGAGGCGCTGCTGATCGCCGATCATCCCGAACGGGAAGAACAAATCCGCAGCTTCCGTAAATATTGGCATGAGATGGTTCCGCATGCTTATGACGATAGCGTTGCCATTCTGGAGCAGTTGATCGCGGAAGGCCGCGACGTCACCATGCTGACCAATTTTGCCTCCGACACCTTTCGCGAGGCGCAGGAGCGCTATCCCTTCCTCAAGAAGCCGCGCGGCGTGACGGTTTCCGGCGATATCGGCCTGATCAAGCCGGATGTCGCTATTTATGATACCCACGCCAAGAGCTTCGGTCTCGACCCGGTCTCGACGATCTTCATCGATGATTCCTATCCGAACGTCGAAGGTGCGCGGGCCGCCGGCTGGCATGCAGTTCACTTCACCGGTGCCGAGAAGTTGCGCAGCGATCTCGCCGCCCATGGCATAAAGGTTTGA
- the mutY gene encoding A/G-specific adenine glycosylase produces MMTTTLESPTAARLLAWYDRHHRDLPWRVSPPMAASGIKADPYRVWLSEVMLQQTTVPAVKSYFAKFLERWPTVNDLAAAANEDVMAAWAGLGYYARARNLKKCAEAVAADHGGRFPDTEEGLRALPGIGDYTSAAVAAIAFNRQAAVMDGNVERVISRLYAISAPLPGAKPLMKQKVALLTPADRPGDFAQAMMDLGATICTPKRPVCSLCPFNGACQALAAYDPERFPVKSAKKEKPVRQGAAFVAVNDEGEIFLRRRIESGLLGGMTEVPTTGWTARIDGETGIEAAPFPADWQPAGTVTHVFTHFELRLSIWRAKSVPRNDNHDGWWAPVTNLEDQALPTVMKKAIAQAIPNAFAKSL; encoded by the coding sequence ATCATGACCACGACTTTAGAATCCCCCACGGCCGCACGCCTGCTTGCCTGGTACGACCGACATCACCGCGACCTGCCCTGGCGGGTCTCGCCGCCGATGGCCGCGAGTGGTATCAAGGCCGATCCCTATCGCGTCTGGCTGTCGGAAGTGATGCTGCAGCAGACGACAGTGCCGGCGGTCAAATCCTATTTCGCGAAATTCTTGGAGCGCTGGCCGACCGTCAATGATCTCGCCGCGGCTGCGAATGAAGACGTCATGGCTGCCTGGGCGGGGCTCGGCTACTACGCTCGCGCCCGCAACCTGAAGAAATGCGCCGAAGCGGTTGCAGCCGATCATGGCGGCCGTTTTCCCGACACCGAGGAGGGTCTGCGAGCGCTCCCGGGTATCGGCGATTATACATCTGCCGCGGTTGCCGCCATCGCATTCAATCGCCAAGCAGCCGTGATGGACGGCAATGTGGAGCGTGTCATTTCCCGTCTCTATGCGATTTCGGCGCCGCTGCCGGGCGCCAAGCCGCTGATGAAGCAGAAGGTTGCCCTGCTGACACCTGCGGACCGGCCAGGCGATTTCGCCCAGGCAATGATGGATCTCGGCGCGACGATCTGCACGCCGAAGCGCCCGGTCTGTTCGCTCTGTCCCTTCAACGGCGCCTGTCAGGCGCTGGCTGCATATGATCCCGAACGTTTCCCGGTCAAGTCAGCCAAGAAGGAAAAGCCGGTGCGCCAAGGCGCGGCCTTCGTCGCAGTCAATGACGAGGGTGAAATCTTCCTGCGTCGTCGCATTGAAAGCGGGCTGCTCGGCGGCATGACCGAGGTTCCGACGACCGGCTGGACGGCACGCATCGATGGCGAGACCGGCATAGAGGCGGCCCCCTTCCCGGCCGATTGGCAACCGGCCGGCACGGTGACGCATGTCTTCACGCATTTCGAACTGCGGCTGTCGATCTGGCGTGCCAAGTCGGTCCCGCGGAATGACAACCATGACGGATGGTGGGCGCCGGTTACAAATCTTGAAGACCAGGCACTGCCAACAGTCATGAAAAAAGCGATCGCGCAGGCTATTCCCAATGCGTTCGCAAAAAGCCTTTAA
- a CDS encoding DUF721 domain-containing protein — MSYPRKGEKQISELTNGIVDPVLAKRAGINTTLLGCWDEIAGEDFADCTRPEKIAWAKRTGPGMDDRYQPGVLTIACEGARALFLTHAQGELIQRINSFFGFYAVNQIRIVQKPVSVASKRSRTPPPLKGEAARKLADMMDGIEDEKIRAAVQRLGTAMAWKRR; from the coding sequence ATGAGTTATCCCCGAAAAGGCGAAAAGCAGATTTCCGAGCTGACCAACGGTATCGTCGATCCAGTGCTGGCAAAGCGCGCCGGCATCAACACGACGCTGCTCGGCTGCTGGGATGAAATCGCCGGCGAGGACTTTGCCGACTGCACGCGGCCGGAGAAGATCGCCTGGGCAAAGCGAACCGGCCCCGGCATGGATGACCGTTATCAGCCCGGCGTGCTGACGATCGCCTGCGAGGGGGCCCGCGCACTCTTCCTGACCCATGCGCAAGGCGAACTTATCCAGCGCATCAACAGCTTCTTCGGTTTCTATGCCGTCAATCAGATCCGCATCGTGCAGAAGCCGGTCTCGGTCGCCTCCAAGCGTTCGCGCACACCGCCGCCGCTGAAGGGTGAGGCGGCCCGCAAACTGGCTGACATGATGGACGGCATCGAGGATGAGAAGATCAGAGCTGCCGTTCAGCGCCTGGGCACGGCGATGGCCTGGAAGCGGCGATAA
- a CDS encoding DsbA family protein has product MPMSDMLLTKRHLLGGSAVAALSVAFSAFADTASAASAEDEVPPSDGNVDMNEVLKPGPLPEIALGKEDAPVKIVEYMSLTCPHCAHFAVTTFDTIKQKYVDTGKVRFIIREFPFDPRAAAAFMLARCAPQEQYMPMVEMLFKQQIAWASPDVDGRAALLQMSKLAGFTEDSFTKCLTNQKLLDDVNSVRERAAKDFGVNATPTFLINGKRYAGDMSVAAMSKLIDSLL; this is encoded by the coding sequence ATGCCGATGTCCGACATGCTCTTGACCAAACGCCACCTGCTGGGCGGCTCTGCCGTTGCAGCTCTTTCCGTGGCGTTCTCTGCCTTTGCCGACACCGCATCCGCCGCGTCAGCCGAAGATGAAGTGCCGCCGTCGGATGGCAATGTCGACATGAACGAAGTGCTGAAGCCCGGCCCGCTGCCGGAGATCGCACTCGGCAAAGAAGATGCGCCCGTCAAGATTGTCGAATACATGTCGCTGACCTGCCCGCATTGCGCGCATTTCGCCGTCACGACCTTCGATACGATCAAGCAGAAATACGTCGATACTGGCAAGGTTCGCTTCATCATCCGCGAATTCCCGTTCGATCCGCGCGCTGCCGCAGCTTTTATGCTGGCCCGCTGCGCCCCGCAGGAACAATACATGCCGATGGTCGAAATGCTGTTCAAGCAGCAGATCGCCTGGGCCTCGCCTGACGTCGATGGACGCGCTGCGCTGCTGCAAATGTCGAAACTCGCTGGTTTTACTGAGGATAGCTTCACGAAATGCTTGACGAACCAGAAGCTTCTGGATGATGTCAATTCCGTACGGGAACGCGCAGCCAAGGATTTCGGTGTCAATGCAACGCCGACCTTCCTGATCAATGGCAAGCGCTATGCAGGGGACATGTCTGTTGCTGCCATGTCGAAGCTTATCGACAGCCTGCTCTGA